The segment TGGTTTCGTGAAGTCCGAGTTTTTCCGCCGGAACCGTCTGCCTTTTATGTAGAAAAAATACCCGAAGAGGCGCTGTCCCGACTGCCCGAACGATACCGATTCCGTTTTGCCGCAGCGCAATCGTTGCCCCATCTGCCTGAAGACCATCCTTGTCGTGTGGTACACGGGCACAGCTACACCGTTGAATTTGCATGCAGCGATACAACAGGCATCGAAGCGGCGGCACACGCCCTATTTCATGAACTCCATGACCGGTATTTGAATGAGGTCGAAGACTTGGAACAGTCTACGGCGGAACGGGTCGTCTTATGGATTTGGCGCTTTCTTAAAGAGGGGCACCTTCATCCGATCGTTGTCGGTGTGCAAGAAACACCGAACAATCGATGTTATTATTATGGCCCTTGAATAGGAGGGTCTCCCTTACGCGGGGGAACCTTCGTGTGAAGGGGCTGTTCATCGTGGAGAAACTGTGTTAAATTTTGGCGTTACGGAAGAGAAAATGCGCAGTTTGTTGCAGCGCATGGCAGCCTGCGGTTTGCGGGAAGAGGACTTGACAGAGCGCTTTGTCAGCAGTTCGGGTCCCGGTGGTCAAAAAACGAATCGGACCGCCACCTGCGTGTATCTCCTCCATGTCCCCAGTGGCTCTTCCGTCAAGATGCAAAAGGCACGTTCCCAAGCGTTAAACCGTTTTTATGCACGGCGAAGACTTTGTGAGCTTATGGAGGGAGATGCGTTGGGGGAAGGGAGCGCAGCGGCTCAAAAGGCTGCGAAGATACGCAAACAAAGGAAGCGTCGTCATCGGCGATCCACAAGCCGGCAACCAAAGGACTGTGAAGACGATGGGATTTCCAACAACTCAGCGTAAGGTTGACGTACGCAGCTCTTTGGGGAGATGGGACCAATCATTGAGGCATAAGATTGCCATATCGCCATCACCTTGAATAAGAACTTGGGTAATCCCGCAGTTGCACATATCCATTTTGACCCAACTATCGGGCTTCGCGTTTAAGATGAGCGTAACAAAATAACGGATCAGATTGCCGTGACAGACGATGAGATCGTGGCGGTCGGTTCGTTTCGCGACTTTGAAGTATTTTCTATAGGCCACTTCAGCGCGTTGTTTGTCTTGCGCCACTTGGACAGGCGTATAGTTGGGCATTTCCAACTTGAGTTTGGGGGTCATGGTGGGGATGCATTCCCACAGCAAATCGGTTTGTTGGATGGAGATGCCGGGCAGTTGCCGGGCGATAATACGGGCAGTTTCTTCCGCCCGATTCAAAGAACTGCTGTGGATGGAAGAAATATTTTTGCTTGCCAGCATCTGTGCCGTTAACTCTGCTTGTTTGATGCCAAGGGAGGTAAGGCTGCCGCCAAGTTCGGAACCGCTCGGATTCTTTAGATCATGCTGACCGTGTCTGACAAG is part of the Candidatus Hydrogenedentota bacterium genome and harbors:
- a CDS encoding peptide chain release factor-like protein, coding for MRSLLQRMAACGLREEDLTERFVSSSGPGGQKTNRTATCVYLLHVPSGSSVKMQKARSQALNRFYARRRLCELMEGDALGEGSAAAQKAAKIRKQRKRRHRRSTSRQPKDCEDDGISNNSA